DNA from Salvelinus sp. IW2-2015 linkage group LG2, ASM291031v2, whole genome shotgun sequence:
CCCCTGTATCCATCCATTCATTCTATCTACAGCGCTACGGACCTATCATGGGGGACTGGAGCTTTCTGGGTAATATTTTAGAGGAAGTGAATGAGCACTCAACGGTGATCGGCCGGGTGTGGCTCACGGTCCTCTTCATCTTTCGAATCCTCATCCTGGGTACGGCGGCAGAGTTTGTGTGGGGTGACGAGCAGTCGGACTATGTCTGTAACACGAAGCAGCCCGGTTGTGAGAACGTGTGTTACGACGAGGCCTTCCCCATCTCCCACATTCGCCTGTGGGTTCTGCAGATTATCTTCGTGTCCACGCCATCTCTGGTGTACGTAGGCCATGCCGTGCACCACGTCCACATGGAGGAGAAACGCAAAGAGCGTGAGGAAGCTGAGCTGAGTCGCCAGCAGGAGCTGAGTGAGGAGCGGCTGCCTCTAGCGCCCGACCAGGGCAGTGTGCGCACCACCAAGGAGACCAGCACCAAGGGCAGCAAGAAGTTCAGGCTGGAAGGCACCCTGCTGAGGACCTATATCTGCCACATAATCTTCAAGACGCTGTTTGAGGTGGGCTTCGTCGTGGGCCAGTACTTCCTGTACGGCTTCCGCATCCTGCCGCTGTACAAATGCAGCCGCTGGCCCTGCCCCAACACTGTGGACTGCTTCGTGTCGCGCCCCACAGAGAAGACTGTCTTCATCATATTCATGCTGGCCGTGGCCTGCGTCTCCCTCTTCCTCAACTTCGTGGAGATTAGTCACCTGAGCCTGAAGAAGATCCGCTTTGTCTTCTGCAAGCCAGCCCCGGGGCCAGCCCAGGGTGAGGGCCCAAGCCCCCTGCCCTCTCCAGGGGGGGTCCTCAAGAGCCTGCCCCCCCTGGCCGTGCCTTCCTTCCAGAGGACAAAAGGCTACAGGCTGCTGGAGGAGGAGACCCACCCCTACCCCCTGGCGGAGGCATGCATGGAGGCAGGGAGGCTAATCACTATGGCCCCGCCCTTTCAGTGCAAGGAGGAGAAAGCGGAGGAACTGGGGCACATGGAGGACATTTCGAAGGTGTACGATGGGACCTTGCCTTCCTACGTCCAGACCACAGAGATAGGGGAGGAAACACTACCACTACACCAAGAgaaggaggagcagcaggaggaggaggtggaggatgaagaggaggaggtggtgaagGAGGTGGATGTGGTGGATGGAGTGACAGAAGAGGATGTGGTGGATGGAGTGGCAGAAGAGGATGTGGTGGATAGGGTGGTGGAGGATGGAGTGGTAGAGAAAGTGGTAGATGGGGGGgtggaaaggaagaaagaggaagaggagtgtgaggaggaggatGCAGTGGAGGAGGTTGTTGAGAATGtgggggaggtggtggaggaggaagtggTGGATGGGGACGGGGGACCTTCAACCAAGGTGGGGATGGAGACGATGGATACGATAGAGGACACAAGACCACTGAGCAGATTGAGCAAAgccagcagcagggccaggtcAGACGATCTCACCGTATGAACctgtgagagaacacacacacacaaacactgaacacaggagaacacacacacacaaacactgaacaCGGGAGAACACACACATCTAGCTCAAGACAACAAACACTTATTACCATTAGGACGTGGGTAACATCACTCAATAAGGCCACAAAAACATCTGTGATCATTGGTGAGATAAGTGAATATTATAAAAAGTTgtgattgatttattttattaagCATGTTATATGAAACCAAATGTAGAAAGGACAAACATGCAAAGAggggaaaaatattttttacttgaTGAAAATCCATGCTGTCGACCTTTTTCTATCGAAAGACTTTCAACAATTACCAATGAAAGATTACTCATGTTTACATATTCTGTGGGGTTGAATGGGTAGGGGGAAGAGATTGATCATATATTCTTGTGTGTCTGCACAGCAGTAAAATGACTGTAGGCAGGCAATCACTTTCATATGTAGCTGCAAATATGTTGCAGGTGGAAGGGCTGTTCCACACCAAGTCCGTTGCACAGAAAACGTATGACTCTTTAACACCAAGTTGATAGTCCATTTTTGGAttgaaaatagttatttttgcaaaacatttttttgaggaTATAGAACTGTGCAAGGCCTATATAAACCTCATATCACCTAAACTACACATCGATTTACTCTTCTTTCAATTGAAGGCAGATTTGCAATAAAGTACAAGAGCATATTTGTCCTTTTCATGTTTATATACAGACTAGTACAGCTAAAAAGCGGAGTAGTAgagaaaaacaaaccaaaaaaggACCAGATGTTAATGGTCTCTTTTCAATGTGATTTTACATCTGATCTTTCGGATTGCTTATATCTTTCGTTGCCTATATAATAAGTGGGCACTGTGAAAATGTTGTCTGTCTGAAAAGAGAGGAGTGCTGGTTTTGCCCGATCACAGACTGGACCATAGTAACGACCTCAGGGCAAATCCTCTCTTTCCGCGCTGTACAAACCGGCGTCAGGGCGATAAAGATCACGCACGATCAGCACAAAGTATTGTTGAGCCACAGACAATAAAATAAACCACTCATACATGAAAACAAGCATCCTTGACATTGTTGTGGGGGGGAATCGTTTTACTTGATTTTATTTGCTCTTGATGGGCTTTTCCCCTGTACAAATATGAAATAGTTATGGCAATGTttacaacattttctaaaaaaaaactAGAAAAGGAGAATCTTATTGTACATAAAGTATAATTGTATCTGATGTCTAATAGCAAACATTATGTTGAGAACACTTAGTTTAAATTATGATATAATCTATAGctaaattattattactatgatGACAATCGTTCATTTATTCAATAGAGAAACTACCAGTTATTTATTTAAACACTAGAAAAAACTTCCATAACTCTGCTACAGTCACTGTTTCAGTAGGGAAAATTAAGTGCATTTCAAAACCTGAGCATTATTTCCATAATTACCAAAGACTTGCATTTCTGAACCTTTtgatctgtcttctctctgtcccagagatgttctatttttgtattattaagtTGTACAAGAGCAGAAGTTTATCTTACAAGTACTTAAAACATCTAACAAAAACAATGCCCTATGAAAGGGATGCTTTAAAGTACGACCAAATATTTATCTATTTTTCTCTTGCGCTCTCTGCTTTATTTAAATTGCTTGGCTATGTTGCTTTCTAGTGTATAATTTTTCAGTGCTTTATCTGTAATGTACATTCTCAAATGTCTTTGTAAAGGTTAAAGTGCTTACGTAGCTCTGGGAAAACTGTGAATGTCATGTTTTTAATGTCATGTTTAAGATATTTATCTTTAGCATTCAAATAATcctttgtgtactgtatgtaaaatccCCCTTAATTTTGGGGGGAAATGTAGAGTATGTCTGCAAACAGGTGTACTTGCTTCTCAGTCAGTGCTGTGCCTTAAAGCCAAGCATTGGGGTTGTTCTGTGCAAAAGTGTGTTTATATAGTGGCACAGATTATAAAATGGTGCAGAAaagccacacacagagacacacactcacacacatgcatacacacacatgcatacacatgtgCATGCAAACGCAACACACTTCCTGTGTTGGTTTTGGGGGTATGATCAAATGGCTCTAGACAAACTCTAACAAAAAGGCAGCTTTGACCACTTTGTGATCCCCAGATACTCCTTTGCCTCCCATAAGCCAAAGCTGTGACAACCTTGTGAATGAGACGACAGGCATTTCACAATTGCAGAATAGTTTAGCACATTTCAACACTgtaaaatatattccaaaactgGGGCATGTTCGTTATTGATTTAAAACAGTTCCCCTTGCTTTATTGTTCTAAAAAACTCTTGATTAATCTTTGGAAAGAAAATAACCCTTTTTACTAACTTGTAGTCCTTATGCTCCTAGTTGTGTTTTTACTAACTTGTAGTCCTTATGCTCCTAGTTGTGTTTTTACTAACTTGTAGTCCTTATGCTCCTAGTTGTGTTTTTTACTAACTTGTAGTCCTTATGCTCCTCGTTGTGTTTTACTAACTTGTAGTCCTTATGCTCCTAGTTTGTGTTTTTTACTAACTTGTAGTCCTTATGCTCTTAGTTGTGTTTTTACTAACTTGTAGTCCTTATTGCTCCCTAGTTGTGTTTTTTACTAACTTGTAGTCCTTATGCTCCTAGTTTTTTGTGTCGGTTTTCAGTATATCCAGTTGTGCATTTTTTGGAAAGTGAACCAAGGCAATAAAGGTCAACACGTGGCCAAGAAGTATTGTGTCATCGTATCTATACAaacttcacaccacacacacacaacaacacacacacacacacacacacaacacacacacacacacacacacacacacacacacacacacacacacacacacacacacacacacacacacaacgcacaacccacacacacacacacacacacacacacacacacacacacacacacacacacacacacacactatgctgaCATCTGATGCTTTGCAGCCTATTGCCACAGTACATTACTATCCAGAGTATTCTAAATGTACATGGTTAAACTTGTATCAAGTATTAGTGAGTATCTACTGCCCTCTGTTGGTAAAGATAGTGACTCAGTCATTTTCGTTAGAAACAGCTTCACTAAATACTAAACAATAAGCCCTGCTGAGTGTTAATATACTGGTTATCAGCTTACTTTAATACATTAGTTGAAGAGATTGATGAATAGATCAAAAGTGACCGCTGATCTGTATAGACCAAACTCATACCAGGTCACATGTTGAATATACACTTTAAAAGTGTCAATAGTGTACTAAAATACTGACAAAACTctccataaaaaaacaaatggaacagAGGAAATCCTGCTAAGTCACACCTCACAAGTGTGAACTGGTTTGTACTACTGTAcctacagtgccatcagaaagtattcacacccctttactttttctacattttgttctgttacagcctgaatttaaaatgggtaacattttgattttgtgtcactgatctacacacaataccccaaaatgtcaaGGTCGAATTTGGTTTTattaaaaaatgttaaattaataacaaaattaaaagctgaaatgtcttgagtcaatatgtattcaacccctttgttatggcaagcctaaattagttcaggattaaaaaaatgtgtttaacaaatcacataataagttgcatggactcattccatgCTCAATAACAGTGGttagcatgatttttgaatgactaacccatctctgtaccccacacatacaattatctgttaagGTACCTCAATCGAGTAgtcaatttcaaacacagattcaaacacaaagacaagAGATGTTTTTCAATGACTTGAAAAAAAGGGCACAGATTGGTAGAAAATAAAAGCAAActctgaatatccctttgagcattgtgatgTTGTTAATttggctttggatggtgtatcaactcagccagtcactacaaagaaacaggcgtccttcttaactcagttgtcggagaggaaggaaactgctcagtggTTTTACCATGAGGCGAATGTTGATTTTAAATCagtcacagagtttaatggttgtgatatgacaaatgaggacggatcaacaacattgcagttactccacaatactaacctaaatgacagagtgaaaagaaggaagcctgtacagaacacaaatattccaaaatatgcatcctgtttgcaacaaggcacttaaataatactttttaaaatgtgggaaagaaattcactttttggGGCTAATTCAACACACcactttatattttcaagcatggtggtggctgcataatgttatgggtatgcttgttatcggcAATGACTAGGGAGTttcttaggataaaaataaacggaatccagctataagcacaggcaaaatcttagaggaaaacctggttcattctgctttctaacagacactgagagacaaagtcccctttcagcaggacaataacctaaaacacaaggctaaatctacactggagttgcttaccaagatgacagtgaatgttcctgagtggccttgttacagttttgacttaaattggcttgaagatctatggcaagacttgaaaaatcGCTttctagcaatggtcaacaatcaatttgatagagcttgaagagtaaaataagtttaaaaaatgctAATActatacaatccaggtgttcaaagctctttgagacttacccagactcacaactgtaattgctgccaaaggtgattctacaaagtattgactcaggggtgtgaatacttatgtaaatgtgatgtttttttccaatacacttgcaaacatttctaaaaacatgttttcactttgtcattatgaggtattgtgtgtagaagggttgacaaaaaacatatattt
Protein-coding regions in this window:
- the LOC111979183 gene encoding gap junction alpha-8 protein-like, translated to MGDWSFLGNILEEVNEHSTVIGRVWLTVLFIFRILILGTAAEFVWGDEQSDYVCNTKQPGCENVCYDEAFPISHIRLWVLQIIFVSTPSLVYVGHAVHHVHMEEKRKEREEAELSRQQELSEERLPLAPDQGSVRTTKETSTKGSKKFRLEGTLLRTYICHIIFKTLFEVGFVVGQYFLYGFRILPLYKCSRWPCPNTVDCFVSRPTEKTVFIIFMLAVACVSLFLNFVEISHLSLKKIRFVFCKPAPGPAQGEGPSPLPSPGGVLKSLPPLAVPSFQRTKGYRLLEEETHPYPLAEACMEAGRLITMAPPFQCKEEKAEELGHMEDISKVYDGTLPSYVQTTEIGEETLPLHQEKEEQQEEEVEDEEEEVVKEVDVVDGVTEEDVVDGVAEEDVVDRVVEDGVVEKVVDGGVERKKEEEECEEEDAVEEVVENVGEVVEEEVVDGDGGPSTKVGMETMDTIEDTRPLSRLSKASSRARSDDLTV